Proteins encoded in a region of the Nicotiana tomentosiformis chromosome 9, ASM39032v3, whole genome shotgun sequence genome:
- the LOC104106224 gene encoding translation factor GUF1 homolog, mitochondrial isoform X2 produces MFHRHKFLGSDTDFLLNLIDTPGHVDFSYEVSRSLAACQGALLVVDAAQGVQAQTVANFYLAFESNLAIIPVINKIDQPTADPDRVKAQLKSMFDLDPSDALFTSAKTGQGLEQVLPAVIERIPPPPGKSTSPLRMLLLDSYYDEYKGVICHVAVVDGALHKGDKISSAATGQSYEVSDVGILHPELVPTGILLTGQVGFMVSGMRSTKEARIGDTLHHTRTVIQPLPGFKPAKHMVFSGLYPADGSDFEALNHAIERLTCNDASVSVTKESSTALGLGFRCGFLGLLHMDVFHQRLEQEHGAHVISTVPTVPYIFEYSDGSKVEVQNPAALPSNPKNRLSACWEPTVIATIIIPSEYVGSVITLCAERRGEQLEYSFIDSQRAFMKYRMPLREIVVDFYNELKSITSGYASFDYEDSEYQSSDLVKLDILLNGQPVDAMATIVHKSKAPRVGRELVEKLKKFIDRQMFEIIIQAAIGSKVIARETLSAMRKNVLAKCYGGDITRKKKLLEKQKEGKKRMKRVGSVDIPQEAFHELLKVS; encoded by the exons ATGTTCCATCGTCACAAGTTCCTTGGCAGTGACACAGATTTTTTATTAAACCTGATTGATACACCTGGTCATGTGGATTTCAGCTATGAAGTTTCCAGATCTTTGGCAGCTTGTCAAGGTGCCCTTTTGGTTGTAGATGCAGCCCAAGGTGTGCAGGCACAAACTGTTGCTAATTTTTACCTCGCGTTTGAATCTAACCTGGCCATAATTCCTGTCATAAACAAAATTGATCAGCCCACTGCTGATCCAGATAGGGTAAAAGCACAGCTCAAATCCATGTTTGACCTTGATCCCAGCGATGCACTATTCACATCTGCAAAAACTGGTCAAGGTCTAGAGCAGGTTCTACCTGCTGTGATAGAGCGAATTCCTCCACCTCCTGGTAAAAGCACTTCACCTTTGCGAATGCTTTTGCTGGATTCATATTATGATGAGTACAAAGGAGTTATCTGCCATGTGGCTGTTGTTGATGGTGCTCTGCACAAGGGTGACAAGATTTCCTCTGCTGCCACTGGCCAAAGTTATGAAGTTTCTGATGTTGGGATTTTGCACCCGGAACTTGTACCGACAGGAATCCTTTTAACAGGTCAAGTTGGATTCATGGTCAGCGGCATGCGTTCAACAAAAGAGGCCCGTATTGGAGATACTCTCCATCATACACGAACAGTTATACAGCCCCTTCCAG GTTTCAAGCCAGCAAAACATATGGTCTTTTCTGGCCTATATCCAGCTGATGGATCTGATTTTGAGGCACTTAACCATGCCATAGAGAGATTGACGTGTAATGATGCGAGTGTCTCTGTAACTAAAGAAAGTAGCACGGCTCTAGGTCTGGGTTTCAG ATGTGGTTTCTTGGGTTTACTTCACATGGATGTTTTTCATCAGCGGCTTGAACAG GAACATGGTGCTCATGTCATTTCCACTGTTCCTACAGTGCCATATATTTTTGAGTACTCAGATGGAAG CAAAGTGGAGGTTCAGAATCCTGCTGCTTTGCCTTCAAACCCCAAGAATCGACTTTCTGCCTGCTGGGAACCTACTGTAATAGCTACAATTATTATCCCTAGTGA GTATGTGGGGTCTGTTATCACTCTATGTGCTGAGCGTCGGGGAGAGCAGTTGGAGTACTCATTCATTGATAG CCAACGGGCTTTCATGAAGTACCGCATGCCTCTGAGGGAAATTGTTGTGGACTTCTACAATGAATTGAAAAGTATAACATCAGGATATGCATCGTTTGATTATGAGGACTCAGA ATACCAGTCCTCAGATTTGGTGAAGCTCGATATTCTCCTAAATGGCCAACCAGTTGATGCTATGGCAACCATTGTCCACAAATCAAAAGCTCCGCGCGTTGGTCGCGAACTTGTGGAGAAGCTTAAAAAGTTTATAGACAG GCAGATGTTTGAAATCATTATACAAGCTGCTATTGGATCTAAGGTCATTGCAAGGGAGAC GCTTTCTGCTATGAGAAAAAATGTTCTGGCAAAGTGTTATGGTGGTGATATTACAAGGAAGAAGAAGTTGTTGGAGAAACAGAAAGAAGGGAAGAAGCGAATGAAACGAGTGGGATCTGTCGATATACCCCAAGAAGCTTTCCATGAGTTACTCAAGGTCTCATGA